TTTCGCCGGTGTTTTGGATTACTCCGAGTGTTACTGcggaaaagataaaaaaaaaaaaacaagaaaaaactaatagaaataaacataatattttgaaaaatgcaTTGCATTCCGAATGAAGAACACGTGCAGTATTTCATGGGGCTATGCAGATATGGCTGTGACTTCTGTCATGGTGACACAGACTAAGTTGTTGAGAATTAAACTGCTACCAATGATAGGCCAGGAGGATGCAAAGCAACCAATGATAGGTCAGGAGGATGCAAAGCTACCAATGATAGGTCCGGAGGATGAAAAGCTACCAATGATAGGTCAGGAGGATGCAAAGCTACCAATGATAGGTCAGGAGGATGCAAAGCTACCAATGATAGGTCAGGAGGATGCAAAGCTATCAATGATAGGCCAGGAGGATGCAAAGCTACCAATGATAGGCCAGGAGGATGCAAAGCTACCAATGATAGGCCTGGATGATGCAAAGCTACCAATGATAGGCCAGGAGGATGCAAAGCTACCAATGATAGGTCAGGAGGATACAAAGCTACCAATGATAGGCCTGGAGGATGCAAAGCTACCGATTATAGGTCAGGAGGATGCAAAGCTACAATGATAGGTCAGGAGGATGCAAAGCTACCAATGATAGGTCAGGAGGATGCAAAGCTACTAATGATAGGTCAGGAGGATGCAAAGCTACCAATGATAGGTCAGGAGGATGCAAAGCTATCAATGATAGGCCTGGATGATGCAAAGCTACCATGATAGGTCAGGAGGATGCAAAGCTACCGATTATAGGTCAGGAGGATGCAAAGCTACAATGATAGGTCAGGAGGATGCAAAGCTACCAATGATAGGTCAGGAGGATGCAAAGCTACAATGATAGGTCAGGAGGATGCAAAGCTACCAATGATAGGTCAGGAGGATGCAAAGCTACTAATGATAGGTCAGGAGGATGCAAAGCTACTAATGATAGGTCAGGAGGATGCAAAGCTACCAATGATAGGCCTGGATGATGCAAAGCTACCAATGATAGGCCTGGATGATGCAAATCTACCAATGATAGGTCAGGAGGATGCAAAGCTACCAATGATAGGCCATGATGATGCAAAGCTACCAATGATAGGTCAGAAGGATGCAAAGCTACTAATGATAGGTCAGAAGGATGCAAAAATACCAATGATAGGTCAGAAGGATGCAAAGCTACTCATAATAGGCCAGGAGGATGCAAAGATACCAATGATAGGCAAAGATGATGCAAAGCTACCAATGATAGATCAGGAGGATGCAAAGCTACCAATGAGAGGCCTGGATGATGCAAAGCTACCAATGATAGGTCAGAAGGATGCAAAGCTACCAATGATAGGCAAAGATGATGCAAAGCTACCAATGATAGGTCAGGAGGATGCAAAGCTACCAATGAGAGGCCTGGATGATGCAAAGCTACCAATGATAGCTGATGCAAAGCTACCAATGATAGGTCAGGAGGATGCAAAGCTACCAATGATAGGCCATGATGATGCAAAGATACCAATGATAGGTCAGGAGGATGCAAAGCTACCAATTATAGGCCTGGATGATGCAAAGCTATTGGTgataggtcaggagaatgcaaaGCAACCAATGATATGTCAGGAGGATGCAAAGCTACCAATGATAGGTCAGGAGGATACAAAGCTACCAATGATATGCCAGGAGGATGCAAAGCTACTAATGATAGGTCAGAAGAATGCAAAAATACCAATGATAGGTCAGAAGGATGCAAAGCTACTAATGATAGGCCAAGATGATGCAAAGCTACCAATGATAGGTCAGGAGGATACAAAGCTACCAATGATAGGCCTGGAGGATGCAAAGCTACCGATTATAGGTCAGGAGGATGCAAAGCTACAATGATAGGTCAGGAGGATGCAAAGCTACCAATGATAGGTCAGAAGGATGCAAAGCTACTAATGATAGGTCAGGAGGATGCAAAGCTACCAATGATAGGTCAGGAGGATGCAAAGCTATCAATGATAGGCCTGGATGATGCAAAGCTACCATGATAGGTCAGGAGGATGCAAAGCTACCGATTATAGGTCAGGAGGATGCAAAGCTACAATGATAGGTCAGGAGGATGCAAAGCTACCAATGATAGGTCAGGAGGATGCAAAGCTACCAATCATAGGTCAGGAGGATGCAAAGCTACAATGATAGGTCAGGAGGATGCAAAGCTACCAATGATAGGTCAGGAGGATGCAAAGCTACTAATGATAGGTCAGGAGGATGCAAAGCTACTAATGATAGGTCAGGAGGATGCAAAGCTACCAATGATAGGCCTGGATGATGCAAAGCTACCAATGATAGGCCTGGATGATGCAAATCTACCAATGATAGGTCAGGAGGATGCAAAGCTACCAATGATAGGCCATGATGATGCAAAGCTACCAATGATAGGTCAGAAGGATGCAAAGCTACTAATGATAGGTCAGAAGGATGCAAAAATACCAATGATAGGTCAGAAGGATGCAAAGCTACTCATAATAGGCCAGGAGGATGCAAAGCTACTCATAATAGGCCAGGAGGATGCAAAGATACCAATGATAGGCAAAGATGATGCAAAGCTACCAATGATAGATCAGGAGGATGCAAAGCTACCAATGAGAGGCCTGGATGATGCAAAGCTACCAATGATAGGTCAGAAGGATGCAAAGCTACCAATGATAGGCAAAGATGATGCAAAGCTACCAATGATAGGTCAGGAGGATGCAAAGCTACCAATGAGAGGCCTGGATGATGCAAAGCTACCAATGATAGCTGATGCAAAGCTACCAATGATAGGTCAGGAGGATGCAAAGCTACCAATGATAGGCCATGATGATGCAAAGATACCAATGATAGGTCAGGAGGATGCAAAGCTACCAATTATAGGCCTGGATGATGCAAAGCTACCAATgataggtcaggagaatgcaaaGCAACCAATGATATGTCAGGAGGATGCAAAGCTACCAATGATAGGCCAGGAGGATGCAAAGCTACCAATGATAGGCCAGGAGGATGCAAAGCTACCAATGATAGGCCAGGAGGATGCAAAGCTACCAATGAGAGGCCTGGATGATGCAAAGCTACCAATGAGAGCTGATGCAAAGCTACCAATGATAGGTCAGGAGGATGCAAAGCTACCAATGATAGGCCATGATGATGCAAAGATACCAATGATAGGTCAGGAGGATGCAAAGCTACCAATGATAGGCCATGATGATGCAAAGCTACCAATGATAGGTCAGAAGGATGCAAAGCTACTAATGATAGGTCAGAAGGATGCAAAAATACCAATGATAGGTCAGAAGGATGCAAAGCTACTCATAATAGGCCAGGAGGATGCAAAGATACCAATGATAGGCAAAGATGATGCAAAGCTACCAATGATAGATCAGGAGGATGCAAAGCTACCAATGATAGGCAAAGATGATGCAAAGCTACCAATGATAGGTCAGGAGGATGCAAAGCTACCAATGAGAGGCCTGGATGATGCAAAGCTACCAATGATAGCTGATGCAAAGCTACCAATGATAGGTCAGGAGGATGCAAAGCTACCAATGATAGGCCATGATGATGCAAAGATACCAATGATAGGTCAGGAGGATGCAAAGCTACCAATTATAGGCCTGGATGATGCAAAGCTACCAATgataggtcaggagaatgcaaaGCAACCAATGATATGTCAGGAGGATGCAAAGCTACCAATGATAGGTCAGGAGGATGCAAAGCTACCAATGATAGGCCTGGAGGATGCAAAGCTACCGATTATAGGTCAGGAGGATGCAAAGCTACAATGATAGGTCAGGAGGATGCAAAGCTACCAATGATAGGTCAGGAGGATGCAAAGCTACTAATGATAGGTCAGGAGGATGCAAAGCTACCAATGATAGGTCAGGAGGATGCAAAGCTATCAATGATAGGCCTGGATGATGCAAAGCTACCATGATAGGTCAGGAGGATGCAAAGCTACCAATTATAGGTCAGGAGGATGCAAAGCTACAATGATAGGTCAGGAGGATGCAAAGCTACAATGATAGGTCAGGAGGATGCAAAGCTACAATGATAGGTCAGGAGGATGCAAAGCTACCAATGATAGGTCAGGAGGATGCAAAGCTACTAATGATAGGTCAGGAGGATGCAAAGCTACTAATGATAGGTCAGGAGGATGCAAAGCTACCAATGATAGGCCTGGATGATGCAAAGCTACCAATGATAGGCCTGGATGATGCAAAGCTACCAATGATAGGTCAGGAGGATGCAAAGCTACCAATGATAGGCCAGGAGGATGCAAAGCTACCAATGATAGGTCAGGATGATGCAAAGCTACCAATGATAGGCCTGGATGATGCAAAGCTACCAATGATAGGCCTGAATGATGCAAAGCTACCAATGATAGGTCAGGAGGCTGCAAAGCTACCAATGATAGGCCAGGAGGATGCAAAGCTACCAATATAGGTCAGGAGGATACAAAGCTACCAATGATAGGCCTGGATGATGCAAAGCTACCAATGATATGTCAGGAGGATGCAAAGCTACCAATGATAGGTCAGGAGTATACAAAGCTACCAATGATATGCCAGGAGGATGCAAAGATACATTTCATCTCAACAGCTTTATTGTCCATAAATATGAAAATTAGTAGGTTACAATGCAGCCGTCACATCCACTTAAAGCACTGCACTCTTTCTACATAGTCAACTGAAAGacctgtctcattataaaattaGCTGAATACATGGACATGTCATTAAGGGTATCACTCATACCAATTATTTTCcccataaataaaaacaaaataccaaTATCTAGTGATATTATTTTTCAGCTCCAACTAAACATAGGCTAGATGAAAATACCCAGAACTCTCTGAATGataatcaatagcagaaaataaatataaaaaggtaattttaattatatttcaaaagaagagagaaaaaaattattggaAAGTTTGTTACTTCCCCTTTTCAACCAACTTACAACAAAAATGCAGAAAAACTTGTGACTTTCACAGAAAAAATGGCCCCAGCTTTGCAGGCTCTCAGTGACACTTGGTCTTGCATTAATCTCTGCATGGAgtacagaaacaaaaacaaaattattggaCAGGGAACTTGAATGTACAATTCTAAATGCAAATAAATCAAGGACTTgcttaagaaaaaataatacaaaaataaagaataCATTTTCTGATATACTTGTCCAGGGTTTGGCAAATATTTATATCTGGCAAGAAAAAGGGACAACATTGGAATTTATtaaacaattagattaattgTGAGTTGATGTTTAAAATTAAGGCTAAGGGATTTTCTTTTAAAGTGGAACACACAAGTCATAAAGTCTTACACAAGCAGTTGTtgtatcatcatcaaactccatttcaGTGTGGATTATTATATTCAAAATCCACTCATGCAAAAACCCTGAACAGAAACCCAGTTTTTGTGTGTACATCACATATGTCActatactaagactaattctaagactgctttattgatccttacggagaTTTGTTATGATTACAAGGACatgtttctcatataaagacaacacaacagaaaaatacacataaatacaacagacaacataaagagttcattcagcgactacacacaggtatcttatTGCAtgtcatgttccctgatcaatgagtggcggtgatagagtctgaccgagtgaggtacgaacgagtttttgtaatgttgtgagtgtaatttttgatgcttttttaatgatgttttctagacgtcgcaacagtttagatgaggcgttgccttgccaacaacttattccgtatgttagctgattttgtacagtcgcgccgtaaaatgtctcaaggatcttcttgtttagtttaaaactattgagtttgtatagaaaaaagagtcgctgtgctgttttctttgtcagagttccaaggtggtcttcctatgaaagcttgttgttgatgatattgcctagatatttatatgcctttacttgttctatagatgtagtgtttatttgcagttgacgtaggcctatagtttgttttttctttctaaaatctattataagttctttagtttttgttacattcagttctagaaagttgtctgtgcaccagtttgtaaactcttctatcgagcttcgatactgagtttcgtctcctgaaataagaccgactattgcagtatcatcagcgaatttaatgagtttaactgagtcatagatgcttcttatgtcattagtgtaaagagtgtatagtacaggagaaagtacacaaccttgtggagcaccggtacatagtactcgagttgacgatttggtgttgttgactttaacatactgaggacgttgggttaaaaagtttagaacccatgcttgtaagtaagggcttacatttaagttactcagtttgtttatcattagatgtggctgtatggtattgaaagccgaggagaaatctacgaagaggactcgtgcataggTTTTGGGTaaatcgagatgcttataaagctggtccaaaagcaatagaatggcatcctcagttcctagctgctttgtatgcaaattggtgagggtctaggctgttattgacttttgctacaagttgtttaagcatatatttttcaaaacatttcataacaataggtgttagtgctactgggcggaaatcatttaaacaatctatttttggtttcttaggcactggtatgatttcaAGAAATAAGGCACATATTTAACCAaactatatttttgtttaaatttatttttaaaaagcattatgaatattttaaaaattatgactACATCAAAATactttacagaaaacatatcaaagaaacaaaaattagtgtttttagcggccccagaaaggggaaaagacgctattagttttgtgcgaaatgtctgtccgtccgtcccgtttagatctcgtaaactagaagagatattgaaaatccgacttcacaatattttagaccattcaaagttctgatgcaacggctactttttattTCCTGAAagttctaatttttaaaattaattatgcaagcagttttttataagaaaaagctaattagtatgcattatatgttagacctaatttaagacgactagtaatcttataaatatcattttcgtaaacattttttctatatagcggaaattttttttttttttttttttttttgaggattcgaatatgagattgagctttttcaaaacaattaacttatttagttcgaaccgagggtcccgggttcgaatcctggtgaagactgggattttcaacttctgagtctacccacctgacattagttggggaaaagcaaaggcggttggtcgttgtgctggctacatgacatcctcgttaaccgtaggccacaaaaacagatgaactttacatcatctgccctatagaccacaaactagttaggccaggttcacatctaaatttacattcactttcacgtatcctttgatctgcgggacggttggggcactacacaagatctgttaaccttctttctccattcttatctctcatttgtctttgatataatttcattcgtattttctttctgaaaatattgaagcctacctgggtggaccactggtcgtgcggtttgcgcgctggactgtcatttggatttatcgacgatcgaaggttcaaaccctgcctgctcccatcccccgtcgtcctgcggtttggtttggactaggaagtaaactatcttcaactctgaaggattatccgaaatatgtaaaacattttacttcgggggccgattttgagtttgtgtttccacacaaactgtcttttgtaaccttgttaagttttaaattcattattattctagCAGTACACAGCAGATATGCCCATTACTTTCTTTCCagactttatattgtttatttaggCTAGAacaccatcttttttttttttattttaataaaaggaCCTCATTTTTACGATTAATCTAACTTACTTTTGTAGCCTGTGAATTAGTGTAACTCTTACAATATAATTTTATGTCCCGCTCTCTCTTTCctgaacacccccccccctttttttttttttcaaaaattcaatGGGTCAAGTAGTAACGATCAACtgaacacacttttttttttggctcgtGAATAAATGTAACTGTTATCATGAAATTTCAGGGCccgctctctctttcactctctggaacacatttttttttttacctgtgcatcgtaatttctcccacataaacttttgacttgatttgatAAACTCTGCTTAATAATGCACCCCGACACATACAAGCTCATATATTTTGGGCCTGTTAATTTTAGTAGCACTTTGACTTATCCGCTTTCCCCTTccccacaacaacaaaaagttggTCCTTCATACACATTCCTATTCCTCTTTCTACATTAtcttggtattttgttctctaaataaaaagcaaTATCAATTCAGTTTTAATTGTAATTGTTTATTTGACCCCatttgaatgtagcgaaataACAATAGATTTATCCTTTCAATGCAATTagaatgaaatgtttttttttgacaaagttACAATTACTggctcaatctctctttctcaaaaaaaataaataaaagaaataggaTCATTAATACTAATAGGATTGGTTTGCTTTTTATTCTAAAAGCAAGTGgaaatgatataaaaataagtagatttaggggaaaaaaaattgatttaaaaacaagaaatttttatgatttttttttaatgctttctaTATAGACTGCCGCCGTTTGGagaaatatagaaaataaaaatatataggttTGAAAGAGCTTGTTCCTTTTGAAAGAAATTTCTGACAGCACTATTGTTGTGAAAGGATTTTCGTGTGCGTGTTAATATGTCATAGAGCATGAGTGTCACCCTTAAGTTACGCCCCTGTTCTGTATCTGTCCAGCGGTTGAATAGGTCAGCCTAGCAGGGGTAACTTGAGGTTAGGAATGCAGAAGGACATTTGAGCGGCTAGGTCTGTTGGTGTAGGTTGTGATGTAGAAACTAGATAGTAAATAAAGTGCTGcagattaatataaaataaagctCTTCCAGATTGTTACTTAGATGTTTTGTGGTTCATTACAATTAGGAAGTCATCACAACTACACTTGTGTCCTTTAGTGACTTGAACTTTCATATCAAAGAAAACATGTCTTAACCTGAATACAAATTCCTATTATGTAAATCTTCAATATTTtgattagaaataaaaaaaaactgtttttttttagtcaacaTACCATAGCTTGTATACGAGTTCTAA
This genomic stretch from Biomphalaria glabrata chromosome 4, xgBioGlab47.1, whole genome shotgun sequence harbors:
- the LOC129925954 gene encoding eukaryotic translation initiation factor 3 subunit A-like, with the protein product MQSYNDRSGGCKATNDRSGGCKATMIGQEDAKLPMIGQEDAKLLMIGQEDAKLLMIGQEDAKLPMIGLDDAKLPMIGLDDANLPMIGQEDAKLPMIGHDDAKLPMIGQKDAKLLMIGQKDAKIPMIGQKDAKLLIIGQEDAKIPMIGKDDAKLPMIDQEDAKLPMRGLDDAKLPMIGQKDAKLPMIGKDDAKLPMIGQEDAKLPMRGLDDAKLPMIADAKLPMIGQEDAKLPMIGHDDAKIPMIGQEDAKLPIIGLDDAKLLVIGQENAKQPMICQEDAKLPMIGQEDTKLPMICQEDAKLLMIGQKNAKIPMIGQKDAKLLMIGQDDAKLPMIGQEDTKLPMIGLEDAKLPIIGQEDAKLQ
- the LOC129925956 gene encoding eukaryotic translation initiation factor 3 subunit A-like is translated as MQSYNDRSGGCKATMIGQEDAKLPMIGQEDAKLLMIGQEDAKLLMIGQEDAKLPMIGLDDAKLPMIGLDDAKLPMIGQEDAKLPMIGQEDAKLPMIGQDDAKLPMIGLDDAKLPMIGLNDAKLPMIGQEAAKLPMIGQEDAKLPI
- the LOC129925953 gene encoding uncharacterized protein LOC129925953; the encoded protein is MKNTCSISWGYADMAVTSVMVTQTKLLRIKLLPMIGQEDAKQPMIGQEDAKLPMIGPEDEKLPMIGQEDAKLPMIGQEDAKLPMIGQEDAKLSMIGQEDAKLPMIGQEDAKLPMIGLDDAKLPMIGQEDAKLPMIGQEDTKLPMIGLEDAKLPIIGQEDAKLQ
- the LOC129925955 gene encoding germ cell nuclear acidic protein-like, which produces MQSYNDRSGGCKATNDRSGGCKATNHRSGGCKATMIGQEDAKLPMIGQEDAKLLMIGQEDAKLLMIGQEDAKLPMIGLDDAKLPMIGLDDANLPMIGQEDAKLPMIGHDDAKLPMIGQKDAKLLMIGQKDAKIPMIGQKDAKLLIIGQEDAKLLIIGQEDAKIPMIGKDDAKLPMIDQEDAKLPMRGLDDAKLPMIGQKDAKLPMIGKDDAKLPMIGQEDAKLPMRGLDDAKLPMIADAKLPMIGQEDAKLPMIGHDDAKIPMIGQEDAKLPIIGLDDAKLPMIGQENAKQPMICQEDAKLPMIGQEDAKLPMIGQEDAKLPMIGQEDAKLPMRGLDDAKLPMRADAKLPMIGQEDAKLPMIGHDDAKIPMIGQEDAKLPMIGHDDAKLPMIGQKDAKLLMIGQKDAKIPMIGQKDAKLLIIGQEDAKIPMIGKDDAKLPMIDQEDAKLPMIGKDDAKLPMIGQEDAKLPMRGLDDAKLPMIADAKLPMIGQEDAKLPMIGHDDAKIPMIGQEDAKLPIIGLDDAKLPMIGQENAKQPMICQEDAKLPMIGQEDAKLPMIGLEDAKLPIIGQEDAKLQ